The following proteins are co-located in the Legionella busanensis genome:
- a CDS encoding vWA domain-containing protein: MIADFHFLRPWWLIALLPLILLIWQLTRQNPRLESWSAICDKHLLDQLIQSKEVGKRYSSLLLLLGIGIFLIISLAGPSWVRLPVPTFQAIQPRVIILDVSESMLNKDLPPDRLTRAKFKLHDLFTQSNTGQLGLIVFTGQPFVVSPLTEDAKTIDALLPSLTPDIMPIDGQQLSDALEEGARLIKQAGFTEGQLLVLTGTPPDAQASDTSRKLAAEGITTSIMPIVTNESLSPLFDSFVKAGQGIVLSLNNTSKDLKQWLTTANKNPHFVQNEYKDIPIWRDEGRWFLLPALVLLLPLFRRGWLQRIDT; this comes from the coding sequence ATGATAGCTGATTTTCATTTTTTACGACCATGGTGGTTAATAGCCTTGCTGCCATTAATCTTATTAATATGGCAACTAACACGGCAAAATCCACGCTTAGAATCATGGAGTGCTATTTGCGATAAACATTTGCTTGATCAATTAATTCAATCTAAGGAAGTTGGCAAACGTTATAGTAGTCTTTTGCTTTTGTTAGGCATAGGAATTTTTCTTATCATTAGTTTAGCTGGGCCTAGTTGGGTTCGTTTACCTGTTCCTACTTTTCAAGCAATACAGCCACGAGTTATTATTTTAGATGTGTCTGAAAGTATGTTAAATAAAGATTTGCCGCCTGATAGGTTAACTAGAGCTAAATTTAAACTACATGATTTATTTACTCAATCAAATACTGGCCAATTAGGATTAATTGTTTTTACTGGCCAGCCATTTGTCGTTTCACCTTTAACCGAAGACGCTAAAACCATCGATGCACTTTTACCGTCGCTTACTCCCGATATAATGCCTATTGATGGTCAGCAATTAAGTGATGCTCTTGAAGAGGGTGCTCGATTAATTAAGCAAGCTGGTTTTACCGAAGGTCAATTATTAGTATTGACAGGGACACCACCAGATGCACAAGCAAGTGATACTTCTAGAAAACTAGCTGCTGAAGGTATTACAACGTCTATCATGCCTATTGTTACTAATGAATCTTTATCACCTTTATTTGATTCATTTGTTAAAGCGGGGCAAGGTATAGTTTTATCCTTAAATAATACGTCAAAAGATTTAAAACAGTGGTTAACTACAGCCAATAAAAATCCACACTTTGTTCAGAATGAATATAAAGATATACCTATTTGGCGCGATGAGGGGCGATGGTTCTTGCTACCAGCCCTTGTTTTACTATTACCTTTGTTTCGACGTGGTTGGTTGCAGAGGATTGATACATGA
- a CDS encoding vWA domain-containing protein: MFELATPWLLLLIILPFLIWYFLPPTTLILPAALKLPFYKALQSIIAKEKLTVARTNRIGLFFIIWTLIVLAAAGPRWIGEPIPLAREGRNIMMVLDLSGSMELNDMLLNGQPVSRLTVVKQAAKEFVRARAGDRIGLILFGSQAYLQTPLTFDRHSVLMRLDDATVGLAGKTTSIGDALGLAVKRLQDVPPTSRVIILLTDGANNSGVLNPLKSAELAKQDNIKVYTIGLGSEAELQVPNDPFFSFNAGADLDEKTLQEIAKLTGGRYFRATDTQSLQEIYSKINKLETTSQEQVSAQPKKEYYPWPLSVALILFFYWLSEKAGLINRLQLPFNRRTMNEVTQ, from the coding sequence ATGTTCGAACTAGCAACACCGTGGCTTTTGCTACTTATTATACTGCCTTTTCTCATTTGGTATTTTCTGCCTCCTACTACCTTAATTTTGCCAGCTGCATTAAAGCTCCCTTTTTATAAAGCGTTACAGTCAATTATTGCTAAAGAAAAATTAACAGTAGCGCGTACAAATCGAATAGGACTGTTTTTTATTATTTGGACCTTGATTGTGCTGGCAGCAGCGGGGCCTCGTTGGATTGGAGAACCCATCCCATTGGCTCGTGAAGGACGAAATATTATGATGGTTCTTGATTTATCAGGTAGTATGGAACTGAATGATATGTTGCTTAATGGACAACCTGTTAGTCGTTTAACGGTAGTGAAGCAGGCTGCGAAAGAATTTGTGCGAGCACGCGCCGGAGATCGAATTGGACTTATTTTATTTGGCAGTCAAGCATACCTACAAACACCTCTAACTTTTGATAGACACAGTGTTTTAATGCGGCTTGATGATGCGACAGTCGGTTTAGCAGGTAAAACGACCTCTATTGGTGATGCCTTAGGTCTAGCTGTAAAACGGTTACAAGATGTTCCGCCTACAAGCCGAGTCATCATCTTATTAACCGATGGAGCAAATAACTCTGGCGTGTTAAATCCATTAAAGTCAGCGGAATTGGCGAAACAAGATAATATAAAAGTGTACACTATCGGCCTAGGCTCTGAAGCCGAATTACAAGTTCCTAATGATCCTTTCTTTAGCTTTAATGCAGGTGCAGATTTAGATGAAAAGACACTACAAGAAATTGCAAAGCTTACTGGCGGCCGTTATTTCCGTGCAACAGATACTCAATCTTTGCAAGAAATTTATAGCAAAATAAATAAATTAGAAACAACATCACAAGAACAAGTAAGCGCCCAGCCGAAAAAAGAATACTATCCTTGGCCATTAAGTGTTGCCCTCATACTTTTTTTCTATTGGCTCAGTGAGAAAGCTGGTTTAATTAACCGACTTCAGCTGCCTTTTAATCGGCGTACTATGAATGAGGTTACCCAATGA
- a CDS encoding DUF4381 domain-containing protein, protein MSDTQVLAKLHDIHLPDSIGWWPLAPGWYIAACLSLLIISLLITIVYRQYKYARAKRQACQLLASYEHDFLQHGDVSATCAKISELLKRVALVYFPRQDVASLQGDNWINFLNQTSKNINFNAVRECLLILPYQGRSQKVNLKPLFSRAYAWIKQRGIPCSN, encoded by the coding sequence GTGTCTGATACTCAGGTACTGGCTAAATTGCATGATATTCATTTACCTGACTCGATAGGATGGTGGCCTTTAGCGCCTGGGTGGTACATTGCAGCTTGTCTAAGTTTACTTATTATAAGTTTGCTAATTACAATAGTGTATCGACAATACAAATATGCACGAGCTAAACGTCAAGCTTGCCAATTACTAGCTAGCTATGAACACGATTTTTTACAACATGGTGATGTATCTGCTACATGTGCAAAAATTTCTGAATTATTAAAGCGAGTTGCTTTAGTTTACTTTCCACGGCAAGATGTAGCGAGTCTACAAGGTGATAATTGGATTAATTTCTTAAATCAAACGTCTAAAAATATTAATTTTAATGCTGTTCGCGAGTGCTTATTAATTTTACCCTACCAAGGGCGTAGCCAGAAGGTTAATTTAAAACCTTTATTTAGTCGCGCCTATGCTTGGATAAAACAACGAGGTATTCCATGTTCGAACTAG
- a CDS encoding DUF58 domain-containing protein, which translates to MTYGLITELNELITLRRLVSRKRRHLGARAAKAGNHLSCIRGRGMDFAEVRNYQAGDEIRHMEWRVTARTGRPHIKVYQEERERPVILIVDFNPSMYFGTKQAFKSVIAARLAALIAWTTISQGDRVGALLFSPREHNEFMPKSREAGVLPLLASLNHYTKQFRQVQNENKAVPLNQILSKLNRVARPGSLIILISDFYELDEKCEPHFSRLKMNNDILTYHICDPLELSPPKPAIYAITDGKQELLLDTTYSKLSEEYKVWCDSQQSKIQTNLKRLRIPYSQVTAQTDLSLLVDQTFPRRQRV; encoded by the coding sequence ATGACTTACGGTCTTATTACAGAGCTTAATGAGTTAATTACCTTAAGGCGTTTAGTTAGCCGCAAGCGTAGACACTTAGGTGCTAGAGCAGCAAAGGCGGGTAATCACCTCTCTTGTATTCGTGGACGCGGTATGGATTTTGCTGAAGTTAGAAATTATCAAGCCGGTGACGAAATACGACATATGGAGTGGCGTGTAACTGCCCGCACTGGCAGGCCACATATTAAAGTATATCAGGAAGAACGAGAGAGACCTGTTATACTAATTGTTGATTTTAATCCCTCTATGTATTTTGGGACTAAGCAAGCTTTTAAATCTGTCATTGCTGCTCGCTTAGCTGCCTTAATTGCTTGGACTACAATTAGCCAAGGAGATAGGGTAGGCGCTTTATTATTTTCACCCCGTGAGCATAATGAATTTATGCCCAAGTCTCGTGAAGCAGGCGTGCTGCCTCTGCTTGCTTCTCTTAATCACTATACAAAACAGTTTCGTCAAGTACAAAATGAAAATAAAGCTGTTCCTTTAAACCAAATTCTAAGTAAATTAAATCGAGTAGCTAGACCAGGAAGTCTTATTATTTTAATTAGTGATTTTTACGAGTTGGATGAAAAATGTGAGCCACATTTTAGTCGTCTTAAAATGAATAATGATATATTAACCTATCACATTTGTGATCCTTTAGAGCTTTCTCCACCAAAACCTGCGATTTACGCTATTACAGATGGTAAGCAAGAGTTACTATTAGATACGACGTACTCTAAATTATCAGAAGAATATAAGGTTTGGTGCGACAGTCAGCAATCTAAAATTCAAACTAATTTAAAGCGTTTACGTATTCCTTATTCTCAAGTAACAGCGCAAACGGATTTATCACTATTGGTTGATCAAACTTTTCCGCGGAGGCAACGTGTCTGA
- a CDS encoding AAA family ATPase, with protein sequence MEQLDLSKIEMIQQQILQLNNYLNQRILGQRELVSRLLIALLADGHLLVEGAPGLAKTRAVKELSAVVEGKFHRIQFTPDLLPGDLTGTDVFHPQDGSFVFQPGPIFHHLLLADEINRAPAKVQAALLEAMAERQVTIGGKTYPLPELFLVMATQNPIEQEGTYPLPEAQLDRFLMYVKIDYPDASVEHDILKLARREASGAYNRQKNTDLNIQPLDQRTLFAARQQVLNVHMSEPLENYLVQLVVATRNPGVYSSDLGRWLRFGASPRATIALDRCSKAHAWLSGRDFVTPDDIHTIAHDVLRHRILLSYEAEAEGINSDDFIDSLLRLVAIP encoded by the coding sequence ATGGAGCAATTAGACCTTAGCAAGATAGAAATGATACAACAGCAAATTTTGCAATTAAATAACTATCTTAATCAACGTATACTTGGGCAAAGAGAACTGGTTTCACGCTTGTTAATTGCTTTACTTGCAGATGGACATTTACTCGTTGAAGGCGCTCCAGGGCTAGCTAAGACACGAGCTGTAAAAGAATTGTCTGCTGTAGTTGAAGGAAAATTTCATCGCATCCAGTTTACTCCCGATTTATTACCTGGGGACTTAACGGGTACAGATGTGTTTCATCCGCAGGATGGCTCCTTTGTATTTCAGCCTGGACCTATTTTTCATCATCTTTTATTAGCTGATGAAATTAATCGCGCACCCGCAAAAGTGCAGGCTGCATTATTAGAAGCCATGGCTGAGCGTCAAGTTACCATTGGAGGCAAGACTTATCCATTGCCAGAATTATTTCTAGTCATGGCAACACAGAATCCTATTGAACAAGAAGGAACTTATCCCTTACCTGAAGCACAACTGGATCGTTTTTTAATGTATGTAAAAATTGATTATCCAGATGCTTCGGTAGAGCATGATATTTTAAAGTTAGCACGACGGGAAGCATCAGGTGCTTATAATAGGCAAAAAAATACTGATTTAAATATACAACCGCTTGATCAACGCACGCTTTTTGCAGCACGTCAGCAAGTTTTAAATGTGCATATGAGTGAGCCATTAGAAAATTATTTAGTCCAACTTGTTGTTGCTACTCGTAACCCTGGTGTTTACAGCAGTGATTTAGGGCGTTGGTTGCGTTTTGGGGCAAGCCCTCGTGCAACAATAGCCCTTGATCGATGCTCTAAAGCACATGCTTGGCTTTCTGGTAGGGATTTTGTTACACCTGATGATATCCACACTATTGCTCACGATGTTTTAAGACATCGAATTTTATTAAGCTATGAAGCAGAAGCAGAAGGTATTAATAGTGATGACTTTATTGATTCGTTATTACGTTTAGTAGCCATTCCTTAG
- a CDS encoding SGNH/GDSL hydrolase family protein, giving the protein MKLIYSSLHLLLTKISLIFSLFMGNLLLATNLYAASACQLVLNQPVKLKSKIGAINITAIHPNSILTSLKPTIMANLDELYGLTKDKKTWLFRIAAFTPLPSGGTLYAVNWATKDLPSKGTYELATYEATRKPPFKKTFDTIGDSITWGGYGQFLRCLLKDQGLPYDFNGSHVDSFGLGHDAEGGDTTQNVLARINKIPSTDVYFLLIGTNDRILPQDTVNNIVQIAKQLYAKNNKATIYISTLLPRADLFLGRNQMVNGLLLQTGSICPRCKVIDVGGAFYALKDWQKYFPDKLHPNYEGYVELARIINRFIKNDNQAKS; this is encoded by the coding sequence ATGAAGCTAATCTACTCATCACTGCACTTACTATTGACTAAAATAAGTTTAATTTTTTCCTTATTTATGGGCAATTTGCTATTAGCTACGAATTTATATGCAGCATCTGCATGCCAACTTGTTCTTAACCAACCAGTTAAGCTTAAGTCTAAGATAGGCGCTATTAATATAACAGCCATTCATCCCAACTCTATTTTAACATCATTAAAACCAACTATTATGGCAAATTTAGATGAATTGTATGGCTTAACAAAAGATAAAAAGACCTGGCTTTTTCGTATTGCAGCATTCACACCTTTACCTTCCGGCGGTACGCTTTACGCTGTAAACTGGGCTACTAAAGATCTACCTTCTAAGGGCACTTATGAGTTAGCTACGTATGAAGCGACTCGTAAACCGCCATTTAAAAAAACATTTGATACAATAGGTGATAGTATTACTTGGGGAGGTTATGGCCAATTTTTACGTTGCTTACTTAAAGATCAAGGCTTACCTTACGATTTTAACGGTAGTCATGTGGACTCCTTTGGATTAGGGCATGATGCCGAAGGTGGTGATACAACCCAAAATGTATTAGCACGTATTAATAAAATACCTTCTACTGACGTTTATTTTTTACTTATTGGTACCAATGATCGTATTTTACCTCAAGATACGGTGAATAATATTGTTCAAATTGCTAAACAACTTTATGCTAAAAATAATAAAGCAACTATTTACATAAGTACTCTTTTACCACGTGCAGATCTTTTTTTGGGTCGCAATCAAATGGTAAATGGGTTACTTCTGCAAACAGGCTCTATCTGCCCTAGATGTAAAGTTATTGATGTAGGTGGCGCTTTCTATGCTTTAAAAGATTGGCAAAAATATTTTCCAGATAAATTGCATCCTAATTACGAAGGCTATGTGGAACTTGCAAGAATAATTAATCGCTTCATAAAAAATGACAATCAAGCTAAAAGTTAA